The following are from one region of the Cystobacter ferrugineus genome:
- a CDS encoding TonB-dependent receptor, translated as MEDVPPLPEERREETPAPPIQEPPPEEPPPEEPPPPPSANTTVRAARPAHGASELTLGREVLDTAPRKGAVDVLRLVPGLVASRHGGEGKAQQLFLRGFDALHGQDVELNVGGLPVNEVSHIHALGYADLNFIIPEVVRELRVTEGSYRAAQGDFAVAGTVRLELGLEEPGVLLSGTLGQYGQHRVVAAFRPGDDAETFAAVELGEGQGFGPGRTFGRASLLAQAVTRVETGAGALRLRALAGSYTTRFDSPGVVREDDLLSGRSGFFDASFARQGGAATRHQLLLGMELPRRGTERTLLEVFGLLTDLRVRNNFTGFRVDARGDGLEQTHDARTLGVRAEHRRHVEVLGEDVALELGLGARRDGATQTQRRYRETDGTFFANEVDAEFVQTNAWGYAEARLILGAWSLMLGGRADALGVEVFDTLAFQDPRYTDGQGYSRGAFGMHLGAKAGLEYALTEHWRLFANYGDGFRSPQARSLSEGERTPFVSVRSAELGARREGERVAAQLSLFGSQVEDDVFFDHTVGTTAFTGETVRAGLSAALQTRPLPGVTAALSATVAHARVLATNTLLPYFAPLVARGDVGWNRTVPVWGESLALSAGLGMTLLGPRPLPFDEYSRTVFLADVLLGARLRGVALRLEVQNVLDARWRDGEFVYGSRFDPQAPASLVPSRHFTAGPPRTASLTLEVHL; from the coding sequence ATGGAAGACGTCCCACCCTTGCCCGAGGAGCGGCGCGAAGAGACGCCAGCTCCGCCCATTCAAGAGCCTCCCCCCGAGGAGCCTCCCCCCGAAGAGCCTCCGCCCCCGCCCTCCGCGAACACCACGGTGCGCGCCGCGCGGCCGGCGCATGGCGCGTCCGAGCTCACGCTCGGCCGGGAGGTGCTGGACACGGCGCCCCGGAAGGGCGCGGTGGACGTGCTGCGGCTGGTGCCGGGGCTCGTCGCCTCGCGGCATGGCGGCGAGGGCAAGGCGCAGCAGCTCTTCCTGCGCGGCTTCGACGCGCTCCACGGCCAGGACGTGGAGCTGAACGTGGGGGGCCTGCCCGTCAATGAGGTGAGCCACATCCACGCACTGGGCTACGCGGACCTGAACTTCATCATCCCCGAGGTGGTGCGCGAGCTCCGGGTGACGGAAGGCTCCTACCGGGCCGCCCAGGGCGACTTCGCGGTGGCGGGGACGGTGCGGCTGGAGCTGGGCCTCGAGGAGCCCGGCGTGCTGCTGTCGGGGACCCTGGGCCAGTACGGGCAACACCGGGTGGTGGCCGCCTTCCGCCCGGGAGACGACGCGGAGACCTTCGCCGCGGTGGAGCTGGGCGAGGGCCAGGGCTTCGGACCAGGGAGGACTTTCGGGCGGGCCTCCCTGCTCGCCCAGGCGGTGACACGAGTGGAGACGGGCGCGGGCGCGCTGCGGCTGCGAGCGCTCGCGGGCAGCTACACCACGCGCTTCGACTCCCCCGGCGTCGTGCGCGAGGACGATCTGCTCTCGGGGCGCAGCGGCTTCTTCGACGCCTCCTTCGCCCGGCAGGGCGGCGCGGCGACCCGGCACCAACTGCTGCTCGGCATGGAGCTGCCGCGGCGGGGCACGGAGCGCACGCTGCTGGAGGTCTTCGGTCTGCTGACGGACCTGCGCGTGCGCAACAACTTCACCGGCTTCCGGGTGGACGCGCGCGGGGACGGGCTGGAGCAGACACATGACGCGCGGACGCTGGGCGTGCGCGCGGAACACCGGCGGCACGTCGAGGTGCTCGGCGAGGACGTGGCGCTGGAGCTGGGCCTGGGCGCCCGGAGGGATGGCGCCACCCAGACCCAGCGCCGCTACCGGGAGACGGATGGCACCTTCTTCGCCAACGAGGTGGACGCCGAGTTCGTGCAGACGAACGCGTGGGGCTACGCGGAGGCGCGGCTCATCCTCGGCGCCTGGAGCCTGATGCTCGGAGGCCGGGCGGACGCGTTGGGCGTGGAGGTGTTCGACACCCTCGCCTTCCAGGATCCCCGCTACACCGACGGCCAGGGCTACTCCCGCGGAGCCTTCGGCATGCACCTGGGCGCGAAGGCGGGACTCGAGTACGCCCTCACCGAGCACTGGCGGCTGTTCGCCAACTACGGCGACGGCTTCCGCTCCCCACAGGCCCGGAGCCTGTCGGAGGGCGAGCGCACCCCGTTCGTCTCGGTCCGCAGCGCGGAGCTGGGAGCCCGGCGGGAGGGAGAGCGGGTGGCGGCGCAGCTCAGCCTGTTCGGCTCGCAGGTGGAGGATGACGTCTTCTTCGATCACACGGTGGGCACCACGGCCTTCACCGGCGAGACGGTGCGCGCGGGGCTGTCGGCGGCGCTTCAGACCCGGCCCCTTCCCGGGGTGACCGCGGCGCTGAGCGCGACGGTGGCGCACGCGCGGGTGCTCGCGACGAACACCTTGCTGCCCTACTTCGCGCCCCTGGTGGCCCGGGGCGACGTGGGCTGGAACCGGACCGTGCCCGTGTGGGGAGAATCCCTGGCGCTCAGCGCGGGGCTCGGCATGACGCTCCTCGGGCCGAGGCCCCTGCCCTTCGACGAATACAGCCGCACGGTGTTCCTCGCGGACGTGCTCCTGGGCGCGCGGCTGCGGGGCGTGGCCCTGCGGCTCGAGGTGCAGAACGTCCTGGATGCGCGGTGGCGCGACGGCGAGTTCGTGTACGGCTCGCGCTTCGATCCCCAGGCACCCGCGAGCCTCGTGCCCAGCCGGCATTTCACCGCGGGACCGCCTCGAACGGCCTCGCTCACCCTGGAGGTCCATCTGTGA
- a CDS encoding ROK family protein, with translation MKTLLGGIEAGGTKFVCAVGTGPDDIRALVRIPTTTPEVTIGQALAFFQEQTRQHGPLAGLGIASFGPVELHPDSPAYGFITSTPKPGWRNADLAGPFRRALDIPIGFDTDVNGAALGEKQWGAAQGLDTFIYLTVGTGIGGGALINGRLVHGLLHPEMGHFRPPRDAKADPFPGCCPFHGDCFEGLASGPALEKRWGQRAESLPPEHPAWALEAHYIAQALANYICILSPQRLILGGGVMAQGHLFPQVRAEVLRLLNGYIQAPALLEHLDSYIVPPGLGDRAGVLGALALALDAARPGRGG, from the coding sequence GTGAAGACACTGTTGGGTGGCATCGAGGCGGGAGGCACCAAGTTCGTATGCGCCGTGGGGACGGGCCCGGACGACATCCGGGCGCTCGTGCGCATTCCCACCACGACCCCCGAGGTCACCATCGGCCAGGCCCTGGCGTTCTTCCAGGAGCAGACACGCCAGCACGGCCCCCTGGCCGGTCTGGGCATCGCGTCCTTCGGCCCGGTGGAGCTGCATCCGGACTCGCCGGCGTATGGCTTCATCACCTCCACGCCCAAGCCGGGCTGGAGGAACGCCGACCTGGCCGGTCCGTTCCGCCGCGCCCTGGACATCCCCATCGGCTTCGACACCGACGTGAATGGCGCGGCCCTGGGAGAAAAACAGTGGGGCGCGGCCCAGGGGCTCGACACGTTCATCTACCTCACGGTGGGCACGGGCATCGGCGGAGGAGCGCTCATCAACGGCCGGCTGGTGCACGGCCTGCTCCATCCGGAGATGGGCCACTTCCGCCCGCCCCGCGACGCGAAGGCGGATCCCTTCCCCGGCTGCTGCCCCTTCCATGGCGACTGCTTCGAGGGGCTCGCGTCCGGTCCCGCCCTGGAGAAGCGCTGGGGCCAGCGCGCCGAGTCCCTGCCGCCGGAGCACCCGGCCTGGGCGCTCGAGGCGCACTACATCGCGCAGGCCCTCGCCAACTACATCTGCATCCTCTCCCCCCAGCGCCTCATCCTCGGCGGAGGGGTGATGGCCCAGGGACACCTCTTCCCCCAGGTGCGCGCCGAGGTGCTCCGCCTGCTCAACGGCTACATCCAGGCGCCCGCCCTGCTCGAGCACCTGGACTCGTACATCGTGCCCCCGGGACTGGGAGACCGCGCCGGGGTGCTGGGCGCCCTCGCCCTCGCCCTGGACGCGGCGCGTCCGGGGCGGGGCGGCTGA
- a CDS encoding sugar ABC transporter substrate-binding protein produces MHSPTSPIRTAGMLAALLLLAPACKRDNPEAKGTPATAQKEGEAPAASGGKIALLLPESKTARYETHDRPHFERKVRELCPDCEILYSNADQDAAKQQNQAEAALTNGAKVLVLDPVDSASSAAIVARARQSKVAVLSYERLILNADVDYYISFDNEQVGKLQGQALADKLKADGKGSGTIVMIHGSPTDNNATLYKKGSHSVIDGSGLKVGAEYDTPDWSPDKAQQQMEQAITRLGKENIAGVYCANDGTASGAIAAMKAAGLNPLPPVTGQDAELAAIQRILTGDQYMTVYKAIKTEGEIAAEVAVALLRTGQPPEGRINGKVNNGMKDVPSILLPAQVVTKDNVKSTVVADGFWTPAQICEGAYATACASAQLQP; encoded by the coding sequence ATGCATTCACCGACGTCTCCGATTCGCACCGCTGGAATGCTCGCCGCGCTGTTGCTCCTGGCCCCCGCCTGCAAGCGCGACAACCCGGAGGCCAAGGGCACTCCGGCCACGGCTCAGAAGGAGGGCGAAGCTCCAGCGGCCTCGGGCGGGAAGATCGCCCTGCTGCTGCCCGAGTCGAAGACGGCGCGCTATGAAACCCATGACCGTCCGCACTTCGAGCGCAAGGTGCGCGAGCTGTGTCCGGACTGCGAGATCCTCTACAGCAACGCCGACCAGGACGCCGCCAAGCAGCAGAACCAGGCCGAGGCGGCCCTGACCAACGGGGCGAAGGTGCTCGTGTTGGATCCGGTGGACTCGGCCTCCTCGGCGGCCATCGTCGCGCGCGCCCGTCAGTCGAAGGTGGCGGTGCTCAGCTACGAGCGCCTCATCCTCAACGCGGACGTGGACTACTACATCTCCTTCGACAACGAGCAGGTGGGCAAGCTCCAGGGTCAGGCCCTGGCGGACAAGCTGAAGGCGGATGGCAAGGGCTCGGGCACCATCGTGATGATCCACGGCTCGCCCACGGACAACAACGCGACGCTCTACAAGAAGGGCTCGCACAGCGTCATCGACGGCAGCGGCCTGAAGGTCGGCGCCGAGTACGACACCCCGGACTGGAGCCCGGACAAGGCGCAGCAGCAGATGGAGCAGGCCATCACCCGGCTCGGCAAGGAGAACATCGCGGGCGTGTACTGCGCCAACGACGGCACGGCGAGCGGCGCCATCGCGGCGATGAAGGCGGCGGGCCTCAATCCGCTGCCGCCCGTCACCGGCCAGGACGCGGAGCTGGCCGCCATCCAGCGCATCCTCACCGGCGATCAGTACATGACCGTCTACAAGGCCATCAAGACGGAGGGAGAGATCGCCGCCGAGGTCGCCGTGGCGCTGCTGCGCACGGGCCAGCCCCCGGAGGGCCGGATCAATGGCAAGGTGAACAACGGCATGAAGGACGTGCCGTCCATCCTCCTGCCCGCCCAGGTCGTCACCAAGGACAACGTGAAGAGCACCGTCGTCGCCGACGGCTTCTGGACGCCCGCGCAGATCTGCGAGGGCGCCTACGCGACCGCGTGCGCGTCCGCGCAGCTCCAGCCCTGA
- a CDS encoding class I SAM-dependent methyltransferase: protein MAEQYDTVGNKYEQFKDTAALPIPERHTFLKLVGDLHGQRALDLACGAGYYTRLLKQQGAENVIGVDVSPEMVAIARQREQEHRQGIQYQVANAAQLPHLGDFNLVTAIYLLNYAFTRDELLGMCRGAYSNLVEGGRFIAFTIDPNFVLEKGHDSPRGGGEVRRGVLAGVPGESAARGPDWPEVDSPGHTLVRIFPAAFSPRAVAWGPHSKTCRSFWDGARMPLLTPRGDLLL, encoded by the coding sequence ATGGCGGAGCAATATGACACCGTGGGCAACAAGTACGAGCAATTCAAGGACACGGCGGCCCTGCCCATCCCGGAACGGCATACGTTCTTGAAGCTCGTGGGTGACCTGCACGGCCAGCGTGCCTTGGATCTGGCCTGTGGCGCTGGCTACTACACGCGGTTGTTGAAACAACAGGGGGCCGAGAACGTCATCGGAGTGGACGTCTCCCCGGAGATGGTGGCGATCGCCCGGCAGCGGGAGCAGGAGCATCGGCAGGGCATCCAGTACCAGGTCGCCAATGCCGCCCAGCTTCCGCACCTGGGAGACTTCAACCTGGTGACGGCCATCTACCTGCTCAACTACGCGTTCACCCGGGACGAGTTGCTGGGCATGTGCCGCGGGGCCTATTCCAACCTCGTGGAGGGCGGGCGCTTCATCGCCTTCACCATCGATCCGAACTTCGTGCTGGAGAAGGGGCATGATTCCCCCCGAGGCGGTGGAGAAGTTCGGCGCGGAGTTCTGGCGGGAGTACCGGGAGAATCCGCTGCTCGTGGCCCTGACTGGCCGGAGGTAGACAGTCCGGGGCACACCCTTGTCAGAATTTTCCCGGCCGCCTTCTCTCCCCGAGCGGTGGCGTGGGGGCCTCACTCGAAAACTTGTCGTTCCTTCTGGGACGGCGCGAGGATGCCGCTCCTTACCCCCCGAGGAGATCTTCTCCTCTGA
- a CDS encoding serine/threonine protein kinase yields the protein MNERDTPDLPPGTNVNGAIIEELVERGGYGTVYRARDKLTGTLFALKFVPLYRSKQWAEREGILAMSFQHKNLVRQVGFSYWPPVLPEFFCLKMIYVEGRPLDVWAWEENPDTWAVVGKLVGVARGLAVAHDRHVVHRDVKEANILVRDEDGEPVLLDFGAARREGQNTITEGLFPPGTPHYRSPEAWRFGLEHWNDRRVTYRPGKADDQYALGVVLYRLLTRRFPFEVAWEDEASVKAVINQEPLPPHIVNPNVPLVVSDVCMKLLEKTPEKRYPSVLELVKELSHLQARADASWQVPLHDGPRVQRRGHRAAAAREKPEAAVPPVEPTPATPTPATVAQVPVQAMALQALRRASVWMAVLVGVALAGWWLARRWKPESPSVASSASSPTWKALPGQEVAPSWPPPEIERAAAPPPAKQTPAVVASLVTRPKDDALKKQQAPSPQGDKKQKGALSTVARWCVGAAAAANTACPGAQVRPVPEAEPCPAGAVETMTETLGLNIGAKLDGLFAPDDRQGQFVSVREGLTSVETGGTRGKLPVGSILHGRLHFGEGRVYGRFTEAQTPTGDTYKVCMQIFTGERMAKRGGGYYKPGPGTEMESGSTPDNVLIFWIEDLEAVDRFE from the coding sequence ATGAACGAGCGGGACACGCCGGACCTGCCGCCCGGCACGAACGTCAACGGCGCGATCATCGAAGAGCTGGTGGAGCGTGGGGGCTACGGCACCGTGTACCGGGCACGGGACAAGCTGACTGGCACCCTGTTCGCCCTCAAGTTCGTCCCGCTCTACCGGTCCAAGCAGTGGGCCGAGCGCGAGGGCATCCTCGCCATGTCCTTCCAGCACAAGAACCTCGTGCGGCAGGTGGGCTTCAGCTACTGGCCGCCCGTGCTGCCCGAGTTCTTCTGCTTGAAGATGATTTATGTCGAGGGCCGCCCGCTCGACGTGTGGGCCTGGGAAGAGAACCCCGATACGTGGGCCGTGGTGGGCAAGCTGGTGGGGGTGGCGCGCGGGCTGGCCGTGGCGCATGACAGGCATGTCGTCCACCGGGACGTGAAGGAAGCCAACATCCTCGTGCGCGACGAGGATGGGGAGCCGGTGCTGTTGGATTTCGGGGCCGCCAGGCGTGAGGGGCAGAACACCATCACCGAGGGCCTGTTCCCCCCGGGGACGCCCCACTACCGCAGCCCGGAGGCGTGGCGCTTCGGCCTGGAGCACTGGAACGACCGGCGAGTCACCTACCGGCCCGGGAAGGCGGACGACCAATACGCACTGGGCGTGGTGCTCTACCGGCTGCTCACCCGCCGCTTCCCCTTCGAGGTCGCGTGGGAGGACGAGGCCTCGGTGAAGGCCGTCATCAACCAGGAGCCCCTGCCGCCGCACATCGTCAACCCCAACGTGCCGCTGGTGGTGAGTGACGTGTGCATGAAGCTCTTGGAGAAGACGCCGGAGAAGCGCTACCCGAGCGTCCTGGAGTTGGTGAAGGAGCTGTCGCACCTGCAGGCCCGTGCGGATGCGTCCTGGCAGGTGCCCCTGCATGACGGCCCCCGTGTACAGAGGCGAGGCCACCGGGCAGCCGCGGCGCGCGAGAAGCCCGAGGCGGCCGTGCCCCCCGTGGAGCCCACCCCGGCGACACCGACTCCGGCCACGGTGGCGCAGGTGCCCGTGCAGGCCATGGCGCTCCAGGCGCTTCGGCGTGCGTCGGTGTGGATGGCCGTGCTGGTGGGCGTGGCCCTTGCCGGGTGGTGGCTCGCGCGGCGGTGGAAGCCCGAGTCCCCATCCGTGGCGTCCTCCGCCTCCTCCCCAACGTGGAAGGCTCTTCCCGGTCAGGAAGTGGCGCCCTCGTGGCCGCCGCCAGAAATTGAGCGGGCCGCAGCTCCGCCCCCGGCGAAGCAAACCCCTGCGGTCGTCGCCTCGCTGGTGACGCGACCCAAGGACGACGCCTTGAAGAAGCAGCAGGCCCCCAGCCCCCAGGGGGACAAGAAACAGAAGGGGGCCCTCTCGACCGTGGCCAGGTGGTGTGTCGGTGCCGCCGCCGCCGCCAACACGGCCTGTCCCGGTGCCCAGGTGCGTCCCGTCCCCGAAGCCGAGCCGTGCCCAGCGGGCGCCGTCGAGACCATGACCGAAACGCTCGGCCTCAACATAGGGGCAAAGCTTGACGGTCTATTCGCCCCCGACGATCGCCAGGGCCAGTTCGTCTCCGTGCGCGAGGGACTCACCTCGGTGGAGACCGGCGGAACGCGGGGAAAACTGCCGGTGGGGAGCATCCTCCACGGACGCCTCCACTTCGGGGAAGGTCGCGTCTATGGCCGGTTCACCGAGGCCCAGACACCCACGGGGGACACCTACAAGGTCTGCATGCAAATCTTCACCGGGGAGCGTATGGCCAAGCGAGGCGGTGGGTACTACAAGCCCGGTCCCGGTACCGAGATGGAGTCAGGGAGTACGCCGGACAATGTCCTGATCTTCTGGATTGAAGACCTGGAAGCGGTGGATCGCTTCGAGTGA
- a CDS encoding DUF2381 family protein: MSRLVRFSFVFASSPAALLALVLLAGAGATAEPLLPDCEASPSRVELPAEPSGKVEEVCISPELPITFRFDSPLVPGSLELQARERFEDVAPGTRSFTLHPPAALLAGERFKVVVRFADGAAPTSATFILVGHPALGTRQVNVFRHKRTVEDYQKETQQERKKSQQLGQELERLRMEKGPGGLAGLIASGLMTVDDTGVKAKHIRRDVTQPASNALGIRHVYTYRVTTRQAGLVRVAVAMQMVNRGTQPWALQGAALVGKGQEPKPMKVNWQPSPILPVAKEAEVVVVEWELTAREAQGPFTLKLWDQSGKRLITLGNVTFP, from the coding sequence TTGTCCCGCCTCGTGAGGTTCTCGTTCGTGTTCGCCTCGTCCCCCGCCGCCCTCCTGGCGCTGGTGCTCCTCGCGGGGGCCGGCGCCACCGCCGAACCTCTTCTCCCGGACTGTGAGGCGTCCCCGTCCCGCGTGGAGCTACCAGCGGAGCCCTCCGGGAAGGTGGAGGAGGTGTGCATCAGCCCGGAACTGCCCATCACCTTCCGCTTCGATTCGCCGCTGGTGCCGGGCTCGCTGGAGCTGCAAGCGCGCGAGCGTTTCGAGGACGTGGCCCCTGGGACGCGGAGCTTCACCCTCCATCCTCCGGCGGCTCTCCTGGCCGGGGAGCGGTTCAAGGTAGTGGTGCGCTTCGCGGACGGGGCGGCTCCGACGAGCGCCACCTTCATTCTGGTGGGACACCCCGCACTCGGGACACGCCAGGTGAACGTGTTCCGCCACAAGCGCACCGTGGAGGACTACCAGAAGGAAACCCAGCAGGAGCGCAAGAAGTCCCAGCAACTCGGCCAGGAGCTTGAACGCCTGCGGATGGAGAAGGGACCGGGTGGTCTCGCGGGGCTGATCGCCAGCGGGTTGATGACGGTGGACGACACGGGCGTGAAAGCCAAGCACATAAGGAGAGATGTCACCCAGCCCGCGAGCAACGCTCTCGGTATTCGCCATGTCTACACCTATCGCGTCACCACTCGTCAGGCGGGCTTGGTGCGGGTGGCCGTGGCCATGCAGATGGTGAACCGGGGCACGCAGCCCTGGGCGCTCCAGGGGGCGGCGCTGGTGGGCAAGGGCCAGGAGCCCAAGCCGATGAAGGTGAACTGGCAGCCCTCGCCCATCCTGCCGGTCGCAAAGGAGGCGGAAGTGGTCGTGGTGGAGTGGGAACTGACGGCCCGGGAAGCCCAAGGCCCCTTCACCTTGAAGCTGTGGGACCAGAGTGGCAAGCGTCTCATCACCCTCGGCAACGTGACCTTCCCGTGA
- a CDS encoding SMI1/KNR4 family protein: protein MTTPMSDLLEEVSREPFPHPPATPEEIEAFERRVGWKLDPDLRAFYLHCNGAALLRWPDSPYEILPLSKIVRARVAICGEDDDRWGPASMYTFCYVRDSNYVVLDVSRQVDGRYPLIDGDRETWPNPEYCTQIASSFSEFLEQVLRTRRSLYWLGE, encoded by the coding sequence ATGACCACGCCCATGAGCGACCTGCTCGAAGAGGTCTCCCGCGAGCCCTTCCCGCATCCCCCCGCCACGCCCGAGGAAATCGAGGCGTTCGAGCGGCGGGTGGGCTGGAAGTTGGACCCGGACCTCCGGGCCTTCTACTTGCATTGCAATGGGGCCGCTCTGCTTCGATGGCCAGATTCGCCCTATGAAATCCTGCCCCTGTCGAAGATCGTCCGGGCACGGGTGGCCATCTGCGGTGAGGATGACGACAGGTGGGGACCGGCCTCAATGTACACCTTCTGCTACGTGCGCGATAGCAACTATGTCGTCTTGGACGTGAGCCGACAGGTAGACGGGCGGTACCCGCTCATTGATGGGGACCGAGAGACCTGGCCCAACCCGGAGTACTGCACGCAGATCGCCAGCTCGTTCTCGGAGTTCTTGGAGCAGGTGCTGCGCACCCGGCGTAGCCTCTACTGGCTAGGGGAATGA
- the tnpC gene encoding IS66 family transposase, which translates to MVQVDARDVQIARLEKRLEAALARIAQLEEENARLREENRRLKERLGLNSSNSSKPPSSDAPGTPRQGKKPTGRRPGGQPGHKKHERALLPPEQVQHVVEVVPRECRGCKRRLHGQDSAPRRHQVVEVPPLSALVTEYRCHALTCPARGVVTRGEVPEHARSVFGDRLAALASLLVGKYRLSKRLVKDALSDMLGVELSLGSVSNLEAEMADALAPAAAEALASVRASEAVNADETSFAQGREGGRAARAWLWVVATALVVVFHIAPLRGGKVARQLLGEDFAGFLTSDRWSGYEWVDAGLRQLCWAHLTRDFQGFIDRGGRGGEIGQKLMHERNRFFEWYHRVRDGTLAREEFEKRMREVESEVGQLLREAARRAEKKTAGMAREMLRLEKCLWTFVDVPGLEPTNNFGERCIRHAVMYRKTSFGTQSVEGSRFVERIFTATVTLKLQGRDVLAFLTDSLAAHRRGLHGPSLLPSAPGPQLALTA; encoded by the coding sequence ATGGTGCAGGTGGATGCCCGAGACGTGCAGATAGCGCGGCTGGAGAAGAGGCTGGAAGCAGCGCTGGCGCGTATCGCGCAGTTGGAGGAGGAGAATGCGAGGTTGCGCGAGGAGAATCGTCGGCTGAAGGAGAGGCTGGGACTCAACTCGAGCAACTCCTCCAAGCCGCCCTCCTCGGACGCACCCGGCACCCCGCGCCAGGGCAAGAAGCCCACGGGGCGACGTCCCGGAGGACAGCCTGGACACAAGAAGCATGAGCGTGCGCTGCTGCCGCCCGAGCAGGTGCAGCACGTGGTGGAGGTGGTGCCCCGGGAGTGCCGGGGTTGCAAGCGGCGGTTGCACGGGCAGGACAGCGCGCCCCGGCGGCACCAGGTGGTGGAGGTGCCGCCCCTGTCGGCCCTTGTCACCGAGTACCGCTGCCATGCACTCACGTGCCCTGCCCGCGGGGTGGTGACGCGCGGGGAGGTGCCGGAGCACGCACGCAGCGTCTTCGGTGACAGGCTCGCGGCGCTCGCCTCGCTGCTGGTGGGCAAGTACCGCCTGTCCAAGCGGCTGGTGAAGGACGCCTTGTCCGACATGCTGGGGGTGGAGTTGTCGCTGGGCAGTGTCAGCAACCTGGAGGCGGAGATGGCGGACGCGCTCGCGCCAGCGGCGGCCGAAGCCCTCGCCTCCGTGCGAGCCTCGGAGGCAGTCAACGCCGACGAGACGAGTTTCGCACAGGGACGAGAGGGGGGCCGGGCCGCGCGTGCCTGGCTGTGGGTGGTGGCCACGGCGCTGGTGGTGGTGTTCCACATCGCTCCCCTCCGCGGCGGCAAGGTGGCGCGCCAGTTGCTGGGCGAGGACTTCGCGGGCTTTCTCACCAGTGACAGGTGGAGCGGCTACGAGTGGGTGGACGCGGGGCTGCGGCAGCTGTGCTGGGCACACCTCACGCGTGACTTCCAGGGCTTCATCGACAGGGGCGGCCGGGGCGGGGAGATAGGCCAGAAACTCATGCACGAGCGCAACCGATTCTTCGAGTGGTACCACCGCGTGCGCGACGGCACCCTGGCACGCGAGGAATTCGAAAAGCGCATGCGCGAGGTGGAAAGCGAAGTCGGCCAATTGCTGCGCGAGGCGGCACGGCGGGCGGAGAAGAAGACGGCCGGCATGGCCCGGGAAATGCTGCGCTTGGAGAAGTGTCTGTGGACGTTTGTCGATGTGCCGGGCCTGGAGCCCACCAACAACTTTGGTGAGCGCTGCATCCGGCACGCCGTCATGTACAGGAAGACGTCCTTTGGCACGCAGAGCGTGGAGGGCAGCCGCTTCGTGGAGCGAATCTTCACCGCCACTGTCACCCTCAAGTTGCAGGGCCGCGACGTGCTCGCCTTCCTGACCGACTCCCTCGCCGCTCACCGCCGGGGCCTACACGGGCCTTCTCTCCTACCCTCCGCGCCCGGGCCTCAGCTCGCTCTCACCGCCTGA
- a CDS encoding SMI1/KNR4 family protein → MATPMSRLLEEVSRGHFPYPPATPEEIEEFERRVGWRLDPDLRAFYLHCNGAELFKQRPGCPYRILPLSEIIRARVAIYDEDDDQWGPASVYALCYVQDGDYVVVEVGRQENGRYPLVDGWHEAWPDPKQCGQIASSFSEFLEEALRSKGRQYWLKRAAGR, encoded by the coding sequence ATGGCCACACCGATGAGCCGCCTGCTCGAAGAGGTCTCCCGCGGGCACTTCCCGTATCCACCCGCCACGCCCGAGGAAATCGAGGAGTTTGAGCGGAGGGTGGGGTGGCGTCTGGACCCGGACTTGCGGGCCTTCTATCTGCATTGCAACGGGGCGGAGTTGTTCAAGCAGCGGCCAGGTTGCCCTTACCGCATCCTTCCCTTGTCCGAGATCATCCGGGCGCGGGTGGCCATCTACGACGAAGACGATGACCAGTGGGGTCCCGCTTCCGTGTATGCACTCTGCTACGTTCAGGACGGCGATTACGTGGTGGTGGAGGTGGGCCGCCAGGAGAACGGACGTTACCCCCTCGTCGATGGCTGGCATGAAGCATGGCCGGACCCGAAGCAATGCGGCCAGATTGCCAGTTCCTTCTCGGAGTTCTTGGAGGAGGCACTGCGGAGCAAGGGGCGCCAGTACTGGTTGAAGCGTGCCGCTGGGCGTTGA
- a CDS encoding SitI3 family protein, with product MGFRLDPNSGEYEEGNRIMLRATMFLLEHGRDGVLLFNGEHIVLQRLSGHLVLNEDAKNWTDGLRLENEIHLSHEKRPLPSPLL from the coding sequence GTGGGATTTCGACTCGATCCCAATAGCGGCGAATACGAGGAGGGAAATCGCATCATGCTGCGCGCGACGATGTTCCTGCTGGAGCATGGACGAGATGGGGTCCTGCTCTTCAACGGGGAGCACATCGTTTTGCAGAGGCTCAGCGGGCACCTGGTGCTCAACGAAGACGCCAAGAACTGGACGGACGGGCTCCGGCTGGAAAACGAGATTCACCTGTCCCACGAAAAGCGGCCCTTGCCATCGCCCCTATTGTAG